A window from Nocardioides mesophilus encodes these proteins:
- the rodA gene encoding rod shape-determining protein RodA: protein MSLTTSTRPRPARLETTTRVRGVHLDWILVLAVAGLLVLGSLLVWSATSHRESLTGGDPEAYLKKQLVNIAIGVVLAVMVAATDHRWVRILAPLVYVASVIGLVLVLVMGSTINGSRSWIQLGGLSIQPAEFAKLAVVIGMALLVAERVEGSLRTREVGGRYVVGMLAIAGVPAALILLQPDLGTMLVLSATVFGVIAVSGVHRGWLAGLAGSGVVAALVAVQVGVLEDYQLDRFLAFTDPTLDPRGAGYNTTQARIAIGNGGVFGQGLFDGSQTRSGFVPEQHTDFIFTVAGEELGLAGASLLILLLGVVIWRALTISSRTDDLFGRLAAAGIACWFGFQAFQNIGMCLGIMPVTGVPLPMVSYGGSSMFAGLMAVGLLQNIHLRSSSTGIGMARSRLVRSRY, encoded by the coding sequence ATGAGCCTCACCACGTCCACCCGGCCGCGCCCGGCGCGGCTGGAGACCACGACCCGGGTCCGGGGCGTGCACCTGGACTGGATCCTCGTGCTGGCCGTGGCCGGACTGCTGGTCCTCGGCTCGTTGCTCGTCTGGTCGGCCACCTCGCACCGCGAGTCGCTCACCGGGGGCGACCCGGAGGCGTACCTGAAGAAGCAGCTCGTCAACATCGCCATCGGGGTGGTGCTCGCCGTGATGGTCGCCGCCACCGACCACCGGTGGGTGCGGATCCTGGCGCCGCTGGTCTACGTCGCCTCGGTGATCGGCCTGGTGCTGGTCCTGGTGATGGGCAGCACGATCAACGGCTCGCGCTCCTGGATCCAGCTCGGCGGGCTCTCCATCCAGCCGGCCGAGTTCGCGAAGCTGGCCGTGGTCATCGGGATGGCGCTGCTGGTGGCCGAGCGGGTCGAGGGCTCGCTGCGGACCCGCGAGGTGGGGGGCCGCTACGTCGTCGGCATGCTCGCCATCGCCGGCGTCCCGGCGGCGCTGATCCTGCTGCAGCCGGACCTCGGCACGATGCTGGTGCTCTCGGCCACCGTCTTCGGGGTGATCGCGGTCTCGGGCGTGCACCGCGGCTGGCTCGCCGGTCTGGCCGGCAGCGGCGTGGTCGCCGCTCTGGTCGCGGTCCAGGTCGGGGTGCTCGAGGACTACCAGCTCGACCGGTTCCTGGCGTTCACCGACCCGACCCTGGACCCCCGTGGCGCCGGCTACAACACCACCCAGGCCAGGATCGCGATCGGCAACGGCGGCGTCTTCGGCCAGGGGCTCTTCGACGGCTCCCAGACCCGCTCCGGGTTCGTGCCCGAGCAGCACACCGACTTCATCTTCACCGTGGCGGGGGAGGAGCTCGGGCTGGCCGGGGCGAGCCTGCTGATCCTGCTGCTGGGCGTGGTGATCTGGCGGGCGCTCACCATCTCCTCGCGCACCGACGACCTGTTCGGGCGGCTCGCCGCGGCCGGCATCGCCTGCTGGTTCGGTTTCCAGGCCTTCCAGAACATCGGCATGTGCCTGGGCATCATGCCGGTCACCGGGGTGCCGCTGCCGATGGTCTCCTACGGCGGCTCGTCGATGTTCGCAGGGCTGATGGCCGTGGGGCTGCTGCAGAACATCCATCTGCGCAGCTCCTCGACCGGGATCGGGATG